In Silene latifolia isolate original U9 population chromosome X, ASM4854445v1, whole genome shotgun sequence, the following proteins share a genomic window:
- the LOC141621018 gene encoding uncharacterized protein LOC141621018, with translation MWMLENRLPPAHVDNPLPLETTKAPTVSSVQSAWRISLHTKRLFSLCGDGTIQLPTNDYPPELVRLYTSFDEDAVHFRTFARMYNNLFAFSSIGGTFHATTYKGIYVFQLHGQMYHHVPTLLPHNGRPKYLQLYFYDGHHEALNRSGCFPEVRPDIVNILMQITELNPYARFFRSLRELPIDENTNILLSRNTALDQRVYNAPTSDEVAVIWAESSSSSESSTPHITVTAKDNQAHRIMHYYGCYDPLQYPLLFPAGECGWVQGLRKITPNMSTSKTQMPDARPHLELTQTVEGLLENELRRTEQGYGPKDKVISCRQYYSYKLQNRPGNMLLRGGRCLQQYVVDMYVKIENTRLDYFRNNQETIRAELYQGIIDTVGNGECRATNVGKRVILPPTFLGGPRDMKKRYLNSMALVHRFGKPDLFVTMTCNAGWPEIKELLAPGEEAQNRPDLVARVFRAKLLALKKQIVEKQIFGEVAAYVYVVEFQKRGLPHVHFLIILKDGYRLKCPADFDKFVCAEIPTTANPGLRKTVLKHMMHGPCGQVNPECSCMKHRKTSGKCKYEYPKSFSIITTTNIAGYPEYKRRDTGKTTLIRGHKMDNRWVIPYNPYLLALFDCHLNVEVCSTMHAVKYLYKYIYKGHDRISFSVTDSNDPKTVDEISQFQSGRWVSPCEAAWRIFGFDLFETHPPVMPLQVHLPNMQTVRLRPTDNLANVLADEKKARTPLTEFFRKSATKGCPRLLYAEFTEHFRWDTRTRTWEERRNKVIVIGRLVFVAPAEGERFFLRLLLLHIRGPTSFEALKTVKGYTCATFQEAALRHGLLEEQDAAELCMAEACAVQMPAALRRLFSTLLIFSHPKDPCLLWETHYDSLSEDFRHRYPDHPQKVSQLTAREVERYLEAMGKTMATFGLDHLDTCNDDEIRRTRDIVDALDAPIPEECKLCKAQLNNAQKEAFTTIMEHVQRSKPGAFFVDGPGGTGKTFLYNALYAEVRLMGKIVLPTATSGIAAANIPTGRTTHSRFKIPLECEVSLACDVPKQSSLAALIVATSLIIWDEASMSKRQNIESLDILLRDLCDPNQLFGGKVVVFGGDFRQTLPILPRKSQQEVVEASLVSSPLWPQLQKFRLTENIRAQSDPEFARFLLSLGNGQLQTKEHEYIELLFGLVQLWTLDNVDPITDLAVVAFPELYHSDTFGSNIFTNRAILTPLNEDVDAINSVLIDKFPGEPVTYTSHDSMLDDNCAVYPAEFINKLNPGGMSPHELVLKINCPFCNDGEQMPRADFKPGCCVPTTPMFFSRAALCCTFKSAESKSSNFFRSCVPAKV, from the exons ATGTGGATGTTAGAGAATA GGTTACCTCCTGCACATGTGGACAATCCATTGCCTTTGGAAACCACTAAAGCGCCGACCGTAAGCTCTGTCCAAAGTGCTTGGCGAATAAGCTTGCATACGAAACGGCTTTTTTCTCTTTGTGGAGACGGTACAATTCAATTACCTACAAATGATTACCCTCCTGAGCTGGTAAGACTGTATACTTCTTTTGATGAAGACGCCGTTCACTTCCGAACATTTGCAAGGATGTACAACAACCTCTTTGCATTTAGTTCAATAGGCGGGACCTTCCATGCAACTACATACAAAGGTATCTATGTCTTTCAGCTTCATGGGCAAATGTATCATCACGTCCCTACTTTGCTCCCACATAATGGTAGGCCAAAATATCTGCAGCTCTATTTCTATGATGGCCACCATGAAGCGCTCAATCGTTCAGGTTGCTTTCCAGAGGTAAGGCCAGATATAGttaacatcctaatgcaaataaCCGAGTTAAACCCTTACGCACGATTTTTTCGGTCCCTAAGAGAACTACCCATTGATGAAAATACCAATATATTGCTAAGCAGAAATACAGCGTTAGACCAAAGGGTGTATAACGCACCCACGTCAGATGAGGTCGCTGTGATTTGGGCTGAAAGTTCATCCTCTAGCGAGTCTAGCACTCCTCACATAACTGTCACCGCAAAAGATAATCAAGCACACAGGATAATGCATTATTATGGATGTTATGATCCTTTGCAGTACCCACTGCTTTTTCCCGCTGGAGAATGCGGATGGGTACAGGGCCTTCGAAAGATCACACCAAACATGTCTACCTCAAAAACACAAATGCCAGATGCCAGGCCTCACTTAGAACTCACCCAGACAGTTGAGGGCCTCTTAGAAAATGAATTACGCC GCACAGAACAAGGTTATGGTCCCAAGGATAAAGTCATATCATGCCGACAATATTACAGCTACAAGCTACAAAACCGCCCCGGAAATATGCTATTAAGAGGTGGCCGATGTCTGCAACAATATGTGGTTGACATGTATGTTAAGATAGAGAATACAAGGCTCGATTATTTCAGAAACAATCAAGAAACTATAAGAGCTGAATTGTACCAGGGAATCATTGATACTGTTGGAAATGGAGAATGTCGCGCAACAAATGTAGGTAAAAGAGTAATTCTGCCACCTACCTTTTTAGGTGGACCTAGAGACATGAAAAAGAGATATCTCAATTCAATGGCCCTGGTACATAGGTTTGGGAAGCCAGATCTCTTTGTCACTATGACATGCAACGCTGGCTGGCCTGAAATAAAAGAACTTCTTGCTCCAGGAGAAGAAGCGCAAAACCGACCAGATTTAGTAGCTAGAGTTTTCCGGGCCAAGCTTTTGGCTCTGAAGAAGCAAATAGTTGAAAAGCAGATCTTTGGAGAAGTGGCTGCTTACGTGTATGTTGTTGAATTCCAgaaaagaggcctacctcacgtGCATTTCCTCATCATACTTAAAGACGGGTACAGGCTGAAATGTCCTGCTGATTTTGACAAATTTGTATGTGCTGAAATTCCTACCACAGCTAACCCTGGCCTACGTAAGACTGTGCTGAAACATATGATGCACGGTCCATGTGGCCAGGTCAACCCTGAATGCTCATGCATGAAGCATCGAAAGACCTCTGGCAAATGCAAGTATGAGTACCCAAAGTCCTTTTCGATTATTACTACAACCAATATTGCTGGTTATCCAGAATATAAGAGGCGCGACACAGGAAAAACAACTCTGATTCGAGGACACAAAATGGATAACAGATGGGTAATCCCTTATAACCCCTATTTACTAGCCCTCTTCGACTGCCACCTGAATGTCGAAGTATGTTCGACAATGCATGCTGTTAAGTATTTATACAAATACATATACAAAGGTCATGACAGAATCTCTTTCAGTGTTACGGATAGTAATGATCCTAAGACAGTGGATGAAATTTCGCAGTTTCAATCAGGGCGATGGGTTTCTCCCTGCGAAGCAGCATGGAGAATCTTTGGATTTGATCTATTTGAAACCCACCCACCAGTAATGCCTCTACAAGTTCACCTCCCCAACATGCAGACGGTACGGCTAAGGCCAACTGATAACTTGGCTAATGTTCTTGCTGATGAAAAGAAAGCACGCACTCCCCTAACTGAATTTTTCAGGAAAAGTGCCACAAAAGGCTGCCCACGCCTTCTGTACGCCGAATTTACAGAACACTTCCGCTGGGACACCAGAACTAGAACTTGGGAAGAACGGAGAAACAAGGTAATTGTGATTGGTAGGCTCGTTTTTGTGGCGCCGGCCGAAGGCGAAAGATTCTTCTTAAGGTTATTGCTTCTACACATCCGAGGCCCTACGTCATTCGAAGCATTAAAGACTGTGAAAGGGTATACGTGTGCAACGTTCCAAGAGGCAGCACTCCGACACGGTCTCTTAGAAGAACAAGATGCTGCTGAGTTGTGCATGGCAGAAGCATGCGCAGTGCAAATGCCTGCAGCACTACGACGCCTGTTTTCAACTTTGCTCATTTTTTCCCACCCAAAAGATCCTTGTTTGTTATGGGAGACACATTATGATTCATTATCTGAAGACTTTCGCCATAGATACCCAGACCACCCTCAGAAAGTAAGTCAACTTACGGCACGAGAAGTTGAGCGGTATCTAGAAGCAATGGGCAAGACCATGGCAACATTTGGTTTAGACCACCTAGATACATGCAACGATGATGAAATTAGACGTACCCGGGATATAGTAGATGCCCTTGATGCACCGATACCAGAGGAATGTAAATTGTGTAAGGCACAGCTTAATAATGCTCAGAAAGAAGCGTTCACAACAATCATGGAACATGTCCAGAGGTCTAAACCTGGCGCATTCTTTGTGGACGGTCCAGGTGGTACTGGGAAAACCTTCCTTTACAACGCACTGTATGCTGAAGTACGTCTTATGGGTAAAATTGTCTTGCCGACAGCTACATCAGGCATCGCCGCAGCAAACATCCCCACTGGCAGGACTACCCATTCACGGTTCAAAATCCCTCTGGAATGTGAAGTTTCGTTGGCATGTGACGTTCCTAAACAAAGTAGCTTGGCAGCATTGATAGTTGCTACAAGCTTGATAATATGGGATGAAGCCTCTATGTCTAAAAGGCAGAATATCGAGTCTCTTGACATTCTTCTCAGGGATTTGTGTGACCCAAACCAGCTTTTTGGAGGCAAAGTAGTCGTGTTTGGGGGGGATTTTCGACAAACACTTCCAATACTACCCAGAAAGTCTCAACAAGAAGTGGTTGAGGCAAGTTTGGTTAGCTCTCCTCTTTGGCCACAACTTCAAAAATTTAGACTGACTGAAAACATACGCGCGCAGTCCGACCCAGAGTTTGCACGTTTCTTGCTGTCGCTTGGAAACGGTCAGTTACAAACCAAAGAACATGAATATATAGAACTTCTCTTTGGACTTGTACAGTTGTGGACGCTTGATAATGTAGACCCTATCACTGATCTGGCTGTCGTTGCATTTCCAGAACTCTACCACAGTGACACATTTGGTTCTAACATTTTTACAAACCGGGCAATTCTGACCCCACTTAACGAAGATGTGGATGCCATCAACAGCGTCCTTATTGACAAGTTCCCAGGTGAGCCTGTAACCTACACAAGCCATGATTCGATGTTAGATGACAACTGTGCGGTTTACCCAGCCGAATTTATCAACAAGCTTAATCCTGGTGGAATGAGTCCTCACGAACTTGTATTGAAGATAAATTGTCCT TTTTGCAATGACGGTGAACAAATGCCAAGGGCAGACTTTAAGCCAGGTTGCTGTGTACCTACCACGCCCATGTTTTTCTCACGGGCAGCTTTATGTTGCACTTTCAAGAGCGCGGAAAGCAAGTCAAGTAACTTTTTTCGGTCCTGTGTCCCGGCAAAGGTTTGA